The Spea bombifrons isolate aSpeBom1 chromosome 4, aSpeBom1.2.pri, whole genome shotgun sequence genome segment TTTTGTTCTTTGCTAACGCTCCCAACTTGGCTGATAATGGGTTTTAGAGTATGCAACAAGAAAGTCATGGCCACCCCTGACTCCAGGAGTGCACCGCAAGCTAAATAGTAAATTATTCCTCATTATGTAATCCAAGCCTGAATAACACTGTCCTCAAAGAACATTAATTTGCCAGTATGTAAAGATGTCTGCAATTAACATATATCTCTATGACTGAGCAACACTCTTATTATTGTACTTGAATCATGCTGTGTCGGCAAACTCTAGATGAATAAAGATGGCCAACAGCATACACAGCATGTACATGTGAATTATGCCCTAGCAAgtgatttgtatatatatatatgcacaatattTGACATTGCTATCTTTTGTTATACCCCTTACAGTGGTAGCGGTGCTGGATGCAAATTCTACTTTGAACATTAGAACTGAACTCGAAGAAACAACATGGATTTCGTCATGAAACAGGCTTTAGGGGGTAAGATTTATGTTTTTAGCCTATATCTGGACCCTAGTGTTACAAATGCCTACTTTATAGTGGTTGGTAATCTCGTACTAATGAAAAGAATAGTGTTGTTATAGTACTCGTATTGTTAATGCATGTTGGAATCCATTGTGCGTGGActcaaatgtattttactgcatTGGCATTGGAGCATTCTTAAGACAGTAGAGTTAGAAAACAAGACTTATGTTGCTCCCCAGTTGCCGCTACTGAAATCAGGAAGCGTAAGTATGTATACGTCTtccacatgctcagtagcatgtcaataaaattctcTAAAGCTGTAACCAATCATGGTAGCAAAACATCAATGTTCAGATATCAGATATATGCTTGGCTGCTGCCACTTCCAATGATTTAAATGggaccttacatcccattgacAATAATGGAAGCTCTACTATTGTAATATACTCTGTGTTTTcagtaaaagtataaaaatgcattaaacatgaatatagggCTGGAGTGCTGCTGTTTCAGAGCAGTATTACTCTATAACCTTTGTACAATACCCTTCTACACCTGCTAAAGTGTGAAGAATTAGCCCATCTGCATCTGAGGGTCCTGTTCTCATTTAGAGACAcagtattgtttattattattcttattattttatacaatttgTATATTTCAATCGAAAAACCGTAAACACAGTTCCCATTGAAACCTCATGGATTTTGGAGCTATGACAGGTAAATCTTCCTTTTTCCACAAAACAACTTGACTTTTTACTATCTGTTTAAAGCATTTCATGCTGTTTTTGAAAAACAGCTGTATTTTCCATTGACCTGGCCAGAAGTAAGGCACTTGCGTGCCACTGCACTTATAAAGTATTCTGCATTTGTGCTCTCTTGGGCTCGGAGAAGTCATTACAGTGGGAAGTCATTGAACTTTTAACATCTAAACAGTTTCCAGTAACGAGCGTTATGTTAATGTAATACAGCCAACACAATTAGCATCAAGTCATTTAAATTCATATCCCTTGTGTAATTCTGTGGTTCTCTGAAAACTATTTGCTGTATGTTATTAAGAGGGCAACAATTATTCTGTTTGAGTCATGTGGAGGTGTCTAGGGAAAGTAGTAAGCCATGCTCTGCAGGCCTCTGGCACAGTAAGAATACACTGACAACCTCAAGGGATGGATCCAAATTTATAGAGGTTTGAGCATGTTGGCTGCTGCACATTCACAAATGTTTCATAAACTCAGTAAAGCTACCCTTTCAGatcattaaatattattcattttctgtACACCGTATCTTCTTACGCTGTTCACCCTAATCATGTATTCTACAGTCCGATAcactaaatatatttctataactgtgtttacaatttaaaatagggaatatatttattagcatTAAAAATCTACCGTGTGCCTATAGTATATTATGAGGACAGTACAGTATACTAACCTACTGTTTATACCATCGCCCCTATTAAGTTTTCTCTACCTGTTTGGTAAGTAGATAATATTTGTTGATGGGTTCAGTCAGCCTTTGTTAAAGCAGCTCGCCCTGCCACAGGCTCCTGTCTATCTCGGCTTCCGTGAGGTTCATTTTACAACGAAATATTTCCAAAACGATTACACTGAAAACACATGTTATATGTCTTTTCAATAAATGAagatatttatatgaaaaactATGATGGCCTTTTAAATTTGACTTGATATTGAGCTAAATTATACTAAAACAGCCATGGAAGAAGAGTCTCGGTAAGCATTCAAAGGTAAGTTTTCCTTATAAATCCAATATTACCATAAAATTCAATCAATTATAAAACTGTGAATAACTCATGTGCAAAATATTGCTATGTTCCTCTAATTAGATGCTAACAGAGCAGATCTTGCTAAATGGTAAATAGCTACCTTACCCGAGGCAGCGGCCCATGTGCACACCTCAGGCTCCGGTGCCATGTGCCTGTGTAATTGTTTGTGCTGATGCCACAGCTAAATCACATTTAACaagtttattataaattattgattGAAACCCTTTGGCCAGAGGTACTCTATATGCCATTTAGAGATCCAGATTGCAAAATGCATATAATTGGCCTTTAAGCTTTGCACATACGCTGGCCTTTATTCTAAACAATATCCTGAAGGCTTCCCGGTCCCCAGGCACCTTCCTTCATCAGTTAAACACGCAATTGTTAAATGCGTACTCGAAAGAATACCTTGGAACGCCACACCCCCTCTTCTTCATTCAGTATCTTTCCTTTAGATTCGTtcactattgtgtttttttttaatctcggGTCAAATTGTGGCTTCCCAAAACTCTTCAATTTTAGAGTTTATTTTGGGTGACCACAGtgcccatgttttccaggaaacATATTATTTTCACATATTGGTCACCAGCACATGTAAAGCATATTGTACAGATACAGAACATATCCTCTTGCCAAATATGTTAAGGCTCTGGTGGATTTGACACCTAAGAGAACGTTGTAAGTCTatagctttttaaccccttaatgacaaaacccgtagatgtacgggctcaaaatgcattgttttcaatgggtttagggaccgcccattgtccttaaggggttaaagatgttCTTAAATACATGATTTAGACGGACATTACCTGACCCATACATTGATTAGTATCTCCGAATGTTCACCTTcctagttggctgattattatGAATCTTTTTACCGACTAAGGTAGTAATTATgagaataatgtttatttttgtttgtgcaGATAAATTCtgaacaattttaaaatatttttaacacgACATATGGACATTTTTTATGCCCTTGTTAATTGGAAAGATTGCACAGCATCAGGCAGCTGCTTTAGTCTGGATAGAGAAGTTAACAGGCAAATcacttgtattttataaatatttcaggaaaaaaagttaacaaaatTACGTGCAGTAAAAATGGTGAATAGGGTCCTATGCTCTAAGCCCTAGGGTTCATGGTTATCTACGCAAACGATGCCTTTGGTGAACCATCAGTTATCCTTGTTTAATATCCGTTTGTGATATGGTACGGCTGGAGATGGTAACAACTGCATATCGGATCAGTTGGACCCTGCGAATAAGATAAAGTAGGCAAAGCACAAGAGAATGGTCAGACAGTGAGTGATTGAATGGTATTTTCCTAGAGTCGTGGGAGATGTCAAGCATTAAAAACAGAAGAAGTGACAGAAATCTAATAACAAGAGATCATAACATTTGGTTGGAGGGCTATTCAATGGTGACAGAAAAACAAAGGGTAGGGAAGGGTTAACGGTATAATACTCGGCTGAGAAATTGAATAGCTGTGTTCCATAGTGACAAAGAGAAATTGAGAACAAATAGGCCCTATGTGCTCTGTGACCTTCCCCTTTCCCCCATACCCTCTTCCCACTTCTATCTCAAAGCTGGCTATCTTTTCCTAGTTTGGGAACAGATAGTTCCTAGGATGAGCCGTTCCTTAAAACCTTTCTCCAGAAAGCTTGCCGGAATATTGCTTGTGACAGCTaatatgcaaacaaaaatatagtgATTATTAACATTTCAGGGGCTTCATTACCTTTTTATTGCATAGAATGTTTATTAACCCTATACTACCCTGTTATTCTATGGTAAACTTTGAGCCTTACATGATCCAAGCCTGCAAAGCCAGAAGCAGTACAGCTACTTAATGCACCTGCCATTGCCACATAGCAATTGATAACATGATGTACCTTGTCCCATCTAAATCCAGGGGCAACAAAGGATATGGGCAAGATGTTAGGTGGCGAGGAGGAAAAAGATCCCGATGCCCAGAAGAAGGAGGAAGAAAGACAAGAAGCTCTACGCCAGCAAGAGGAGGAACGCAAAGCCAAGCATGCCAGGATGGAAGCAGAAAGAGAGAAAGTTCGACAGCAAATACGAGATAAGGTATGCCATTCACTGATACTTGGTCTCCGTGATAATAAATTCCACTTGAAATGGGTGTTTGTGGCAATTCAAATTGTTTATTACAACATTACACTGTGCTTCAGTTTTTATGTCATTGGGCTTTGAAGATTGAAGGTTTTGTAGCTTTTGGAGCTTGATATAGAACATTGGGAATCTCTAATCATCAATCTTTACTAAAGTCTTAATTCTCAAAGAAAATCCGATTGCAATAGACAAACTGAATAGACTCAGTAGAGGTTGAAACATTAGATAAGATGAGAAGATGGCTCTCGGATCGGCTTGCTTTAGAACTCAATGATGCTTTCAACAAGATTTAATCAATATGCATTCGAATAGGCTTCAgggcaaaaaaacaaagtattcCCCAGGTGATTTCACCCCAGAATTGGTATAAATGTAATGTGGCAACACCCTTGGGAGAGTTACTGAAGCGCAGGATTATTAGAATTGGACATGACATGATTTAACTTGACACCACTAAAGCAGGAAGAAATGAACAGGTTGATTTGATCAAGTTTATGGCTTGAATGAAAAAAGGCATATGGGCGTTTCAGataagatttttttgtaaacaatgagatttatttactaaattctGATACCCAAGGTAGTTCTTGAATGCATCTTCTGCAACAATTCCAGGGAAAACTGTTTGTTGGTTATACATGCGCATTTTATTTGCCCACCATTTAAGTCCTGCTATCCTGGTTCAGTAACATTCAGTGTGAACATATTGTACATGTCAAGTGATATGAAAGACTGTGCTGTACAAACAAAAAGACTAATCTCAGAGTCTTAAGAACGTCGGAAATACCCCGTCTGAACACAAATCACAtaaagaaaggggggggggagaaaaaatgatacagaaactattaaaaatgaaattttattagatttaactaaaaaatatttaaagaattagTCATAAATCCCCCAACCTAACAAACATCAAAGAAATTCTACCATAATACTTGgtcaaaattataaaaacataattaaaaacacacttaaCATCCCACATGGTACTCCTATTATCAGTAGCCCAATGTTATGGGTAATCAAAATGGGATAAGAATTACTCAATATATCATGCTTGCCCCAAACTTAACAATCTATGTCCCTATACCTGACATCAGCCGGCATATCCGTACCAAGTTGTGTACGACCTTATAACAACTATCTGTGGGCTCCCCCGACGTGCATTTCGCCAAAATGTTTTTGTCAGGGGCTAACCACTATTGAGATTGGTGGGGTTTTTAAATGATCAGTGCTTAACAAAGGGTGAAACAATGACCAATCAAAAGTCTGTTTACTGAAATGTCCAATTATCCACCAATCTGGGATCCCTGCTTTAGAGGGCGTAGAAACTTAATGTCAGGTGAAGTCTTTATTGCTCCACAAAGCTATATACAAAATTGGATTTGGCTTAGCATAAACCTTAAACTAATAAAACTactaataataaagtattaatattatatttttattatttaattattatttaggtGGGTTATTGCAATTCTATAGCAAAGGGGGAAATGCTCTTGGTGTTACCACAAGTATTCATactcacattttaaaataatgctaTTTTTTAAGCTACTGTTGAtagaagcatttttatttttgctgtcaGGTACCAAACCACCGTCCACCAGAAATACATCTCAATAACCGCATATGCAGGCAACACATATGAAAACAATCCAAGTTTACAAATTGATATTATGTTCTGTAACATTTGGTTGCCACGGAAACTAACATCTCAAATCTTGCCGTATATTTGACTGTAAAAGTCACCCTGAAATGTATCGCTTTGTGATGATTAACAAAACCAGTGGCCATGAGGAGGGTTACGAAGATCAAGGTCTTCATCATAGGTTGCTTGTAAATAGCATTACAAACTGTCAAACCAGACCcagtgaaaaataacattttctgctgACACTTTGTGTTCACACAATGAGACTTCTCACACCTCACACAATGAATGACATTTCATCTCCCTGCTTTAGCACAGTGTGAATCTTTTCGAGCATGTGTACCAATTTACAGCAACTGACCACAATCCATCTTTTACCAGATGCAAGGTTCCAAGGTGGCAttcaaatgattttcaaaaaatTGGCAGTTTCAAGTGTCCTGTGGGATATTTGGCATGTACATCCTACCTATTCACTAAGAAAACAGTCtagttcctttttttgttttagttttaatgcatgttttaatccatcttttattttttaactccaTGAATGAAATAACGACCATACCAATTTGCATGATGTAAACTGCTTTGGGGGCCGTGCAAAACAAACCTCAATATACATTTTACGTGAAAATACCACTGAACTGCTTACTTTATACACACAGTAGATGTAATCTACTGGGACGATGATATGTAACAAGTAAGAATGTATTGGAATCAATCAGAAATAAGGAAATCGTTAATACACATGGGCGCTGACTCCCAGTTCATCTTGTTGGAGTCTAGATGTCTTTCCTGAAACCCGTATCAAATAACCAAATAATATTGCATTCTCACTTGTAGACAATACAAGTGTAGCCTGCTGTCGTTGTCTAATATCTAATAATGTCAATATAATATTGGTACAGTTGTTAGGAACTCCTAGCAGCTCTGCCCTTGTGCCCCCTAGTATGTACCCTGCCCATTCAGTCCGTGGGTCATCTAGTATTAACCTCGGCCGGTTATCACAGACAGACCTCTGGTCATGCATAGCTGTCACCATGGTCATAAAGCCAGGAGAACTTTCCTAACTCATTTGTACATttgcaaaacattaaaaaatacagaattataGGTTTAATACACTGGGTGAATGAACGTAGCTAAATAGCGTGCAAAACATGGATGTTTCCTATGCATTTAAATACTCCTCCACCTTGTAACAATACCTcttcttatatataaaatgtttagaatATATGCCTGAATGCAGCATTGTATTTAAAAGGTAcgcattaaataataatgaattatatGCAGACTGTAATATACTAATTCATGTAACAATTACCGGGAGGCTGAGGCACATTAATGGTTTTCTGATGCACTCAACTGGATGGGAGCTCTCATACCATAATACACAGATATTATTTACAAACCTCTGTCTCAAATGTTCTTTAGTTAACAGGCTCATCCAAGCTGTCCAACCTGAAATAATTCGTATATATCCGCAGAAATAACCAAAATGGAAGAATAGTTTGTTTGGATGATCGAGTATCAGAAACATCCTAACAGCTGTGCTCTTTTGACTTTCAGTATGTTTCAATGTTTTGTCAGTGAATCTTGGAGTAAGAACATACCTCTCAAATATCCCAGTTTctaagggacagtccctctttgtgacccaaatccccctgtccatttttttttcttccccagatGTCCGTCATTTCTTGGAGGACTATTTGCTTAGTGTACCACAGTGGTCTACAGCTGTGGAAATCAGTGAAAAGGGATTACAAATGTGGGCCTAGACGCTAAGTGTAGATTATTTTCACGGCAACCTTTTGTTCCCACATTCACTATATCATGTAACAACCGGACAAACATCACACAAGTGAGCTCTGACAAACAGAAAGGTAATAATGATTTTAGTAGCCAGACCTTTCTAACCACCTGCTTCATAGAAATTGCACTTATATACTTCTTACTAGCGCAATGGTTTGTTACACGATAAATGAGtaaccccttaaccccttaatgacaaagcccgtacatatacaggctcaaaatgcattgttttcagtgggtttagggaccggccATTAATTCACTTATGACTTcgcttgtttatatatatatatatatatatatatatattactccaaactttgtgagtgcaataccAAAGCACTGGAAGGGGGCACTGCTTTACTAAAGTGTTACACATTATATGTCTTATTTCTTATGTCTttattcttttatgttttttatcatTGAAATATTGAAAGACTTCTGCGCATCAAGAAATTATTAGTTTGTAAAACGCCCTTCACGTCAGATATTGCACTttatcaatataaatatatacttttcactatatacagtacatatttaCGCTTTTAGGGTGTATCTCCTATTTCTGTTGTAGTATATCATCAG includes the following:
- the CPLX2 gene encoding complexin-2; this encodes MDFVMKQALGGATKDMGKMLGGEEEKDPDAQKKEEERQEALRQQEEERKAKHARMEAEREKVRQQIRDKYGLKKKEEKEAEEKAAMEQPCEGSLTRPKKAIPAGCGDDDDEEEESILDTVLKYLPGPLQDMFKK